The Sinomonas sp. P10A9 genome contains the following window.
CCACACGACGGTTGCCCTCGGCGTCGCCCTCGCCCTAGCGGAGCTCGACCGGGAGCGCCCGCTCGGCGCGACGGTGCGGGTCATCTTCCAGCCGGCCGAGGAGACCATGCCCGGCGGCGCCGTCTCGTGCATCGACCAGGGGGTCCTCTCCGGTGTGCCGCGGATCATGGCGCTGCACTGCGACCCGCGGATCGAAGTCGGCAGGATCGGCACGCGCATCGGGCCCATCACCTCCGCCTCGGACACCATCAGGATCTCGCTCACGGGCCGCGGCGGGCACACCTCGCGTCCCCACCTGACGGAGGATCTCGTCTTCGCGCTAGCCCAGATCGCGATCAACGTGCCCGCGGTCCTCTCGCGGCGCGTCGACGTGCGCAGCGGTGTGTCAATGGTCTGGGGACAGATCTCCGCCGGGGCTGCCCCGAACGCGATACCGGCCTCGGGATCGATGGCCGGGACCATGCGGTGCCTGGACCGCGAGGCATGGCACAGCGCCGGAGAACTCCTCGACGAGGTGGTCCAGCAGGTCGCAGCGCCCTACGGGGTCGACGTGAGCCTCGAGCACACCCGCGGGGTCCCGCCCGTTGTGAACTCCGAGCACGAGACCGCCCTGCTCGAGGCGGCCGCGCGCGCCGAGCTGGGGGAGGACGCCGTGGTGCTGACCCCCCAGTCCATGGGCGGGGAGGACTTCGCCTGGTTCCTCGCCGAGGTGCCCGGTTCGATGTTCCGGCTCGGCACCCACACACCCGGCGGCGAGGAGTACGACCTCCACCGCGGCGACTACATCGTCGATGAGGCCGCGATCGGCTACGGCGTGCAGGTGCTCACCGCTGCCGCCCTGAGGAGCATCAGGGACCTCTGAGGTGAAGGGCGGGCCGAGGGTCGGCTACTTCACGGTAACAATTCGCCAACGATTCCAGGACGGCGGGACGCCGCTCTATGTGAAGGACTTCTTTCCGAGTATCGTTGTGAGCTGTACCACGCGCCCGGACGCCGTCACACGCAGCCCGGGGCTGAGGATCATCTTCCCCTCTGGAGGACCACTTGAACCCCTTCCGTTCCCGCCTTCCCAAGGCCGGACTTGCCGGCGTTGCCATCGCGGGGGCAGCAGCGCTCGCCCTCGTAGGCTGCGGCGCCGCACCCACTACGTCTGGCCCGTCCGGCACATCCGGCGCAGCGGCCTCCAACTACCTGGGCTGCATGGTCTCCGACTCCGGCGGTTTCGACGACAAGTCCTTCAACCAGTCCGGCTACGAAGGCCTCCAGAAGGCCGTGAAGGACCTCGGCATCCAGGAGAAGCACGTCCAGTCCAAGGCTGATACGGACTACACGCCGAACCTCACGTCGATGGTGCAGGCCGGCTGCAAGCTCACGGTCACCGTCGGCTTCCTGCTCGGCGACGCGACCAAGGCCGCCGCGACCGCGAACCCGAACAGCCACTTCGCGATCATCGACTACACCGACCCGGCGTTCCCGAAGAACGTCAAGCCGATCGTCTACAACACGGCCCAGGCAGCCTTCCTCGCCGGCTACCTCGCCGCAGGGGAGAGCAAGACCGGCAAGGTCGCCACGTTCGGCGGGCTCAACATCCCGACGGTCACGATCTTCATGGACGGCTTCGCCGACGGCGTGAAGTACTACAACCAGAAGAAGAACAAGACAGTCCAGGTCCTCGGCTGGGACAAGGACAAGCAGGACGGCACGTTCGTGGGCGACTTCAAGTCCATCGACAAGGGCAAGGTCCTCACGCAGGGCTTCCTGCAGCAGGGCGCGGACATCGTCCTTCCGGTGGCGGGCCCCGTGGGCTCGGGCGCGGGCTCTGCTGTCCTCGACGCCAAGAAGGCCGGCCAGGACGCGAAGCTCATCTGGGTCGACTCCGACGGCTACCTGACTGCACCCGACTACAAGTCGGTGCTCCTGACCTCGGTCCAGAAGAAGATGACCGATGCCGTCGCTGCCGTCTTCAAGGACGACACCTCGGGCAAGTTCGACGCGGCTCCGTATGTCGGAACCCTCGCGAATGGCGGCGTGGCCCTGGCACCGTTCCACGATCTCGACTCCTCGGTCCCAGCTGACATGAAGAGCGAGCTCGACCAGCTCACGAAGGACATCGTCTCCGGCACCGTCAAGGTCGAGTCGAAGTCCAGCCCCGTCACGGGTTAGGCACCGCACACATTGTTCCAGCGCCGTCCGCCCTCCACAGCGGGCGGCGCTGGCATGATGGGCACTGACGCTGGCCCCACCGCACGCACGCCCCACTGCACACTAGGGGATGGTTCCAGAAGTGAAACTCGAGCTCCGCGGCATCACGAAGCGCTTCGGCACCTTCGCCGCGAATGACCACATTGACCTCGTCGTCGGGGATTCCCAGGTCCACGCCCTCCTCGGCGAGAACGGCGCTGGCAAGTCCACGCTCATGAACGTCCTCTACGGGCTGTACGAGCCCACCGAGGGCGAGATCCTCGTGGACGGCAGGCCTGTCACGTTCCGCGGCCCGGCAGACGCGATGGCCGCCGGGATTGGCATGGTGCACCAGCACTTCATGCTGGTCCCCGTCTTCACGGTCGCGGAGAACGTGGCCCTCGGCGCCGAATCAACGAAGGGTGCTGGGTTTCTCGACCTCGACGCGACGCGCGCAAAGATCCGCGAGATCTCTGCCCGTTATGGGTTCGACGTTGACCCGGACGCCCTCGTCGAGGATCTCCCGGTGGGGGTACAGCAGCGCGTCGAGATCATCAAGGCGCTCGTCCGCAACGCGAAGGTCCTCATCCTCGACGAGCCGACCGCCGTCCTCACGCCGCAGGAGACCGATGAGCTCCTCGAGATCATTGCCGAGCTCAAGGCCTCGGGCACCTCGATCATCTTCATCTCCCACAAGCTGCGCGAGGTCAAGGCCGTCGCCGATGTGATCACCGTGATCCGACGCGGTCGCGTGGTCGGCGACGCCGCGCCGTCGGCCGCTGCCGCCGAGCTCGCGACGATGATGGTGGGCCGGCCCGTGAGCCTGACCCTGGACAAGGCCCCGGCGCAGCCTCAGGAGACCACCTTCTCCGTCCGCGATCTCACGGTCGTGGCGCCCACCGGGCAGCGCGTGGTGGACGGTGTTTCCTTCGAGGTTGCCAAGGGTGAGATCCTGGCCGTCGCAGGCGTGCAGGGGAACGGGCAGACAGAGCTGACCGAGGCGATCCTAGGCCTCCACAGGCAGGCGACCGGCTCTGTGATGCTCGACGGCGAGGAGCTCCTGGGCCGGTCGGTCAAGCACGTGCTCGAGGCCGGGGTCGGGTTCGTCCCCGAGGACCGTTCGCATGACGGGCTCGTGGGCTCCTTCAGCGTCGCCGAGAACCTCGTCCTCGACCTCTACGACCGCGCCCCGTTTGCCCGCGGGCTCGCGATGAGCCCAGGGCGCGTCGCCGCGCAGGCGAAGGACAAGATCGAGGAATTCGACATCCGCACCCAGTCGGCGGACGAGCTCGCCTCGTCGCTCTCCGGCGGCAACCAGCAGAAGCTGGTCATGGCGCGGGAGCTCTCGCGCCCGCTGCGGCTCTTCATCGCCTCGCAGCCCACGCGGGGCGTCGACGTCGGCTCGATCGAGTTCCTGCATCGCCGGATCATCGCGGAGCGGGACCACGGGACGCCGGTCATGATCGTCTCGACAGAGCTCGACGAGATTATGGAGCTCTCGGACCGCATCGCCGTGCTCTACCGTGGGCGCCTCATGGGCATCGTCCAGGGCGACACGCCCCGCGACGTGCTCGGCCTCATGATGGCCGGCATGAGCGCGGACGAGGCGCGGGCGTCCGCCGCGGAGACCTACGAGCAGACCCACAGGGCCAGCGACGACACCCCAGGAGAGACCCATGCCTGACGTCCAGAACAGCCCCGAAGGGGCCCGGGCGCCGCAGCCCGTGCCGACGCCGGCGCCCGGGGGGAATCCCGGCTCCCCCGCCGGGAACGGCGAGTCGGTGTTCCGGCGCATTGCCACCGGCACGCCCATGGTCTCCGTGCTCTCTGTGGTCCTCGCCGTCGTGATCGGCGGGTTCCTCATGGCCGTCACGAACCCCAAGGTCGCGACCACGGCGGGCTACTTTTTCGCTCGACCCTCGGACATGATCTCCGAGGTCCTCAAGCCGTATGGCGCGCTCATCCAGGGCTCGATCTTCAACTGGCAGGGGGTCGACCTCGTTGCGCAGCTCTACCCGCTCGCCGAGACGCTGACCGTCTCGACCCCGCTCATCTTCGCCGGACTCGGGGTGGCGCTGGCCTTCCGCGCAGGCCTGTTCAACATCGGCGCGCAGGGGCAGCTCATCTTCGGAGCCCTGTTCGGCGCGTACGTGGGCTTCACATGGCACCTGCCGTTCGGCCTCCACCTGCTTCTCGTGATCGTGGCCGGAATCGTGGGCGGCGGCATCTGGGGTGCGATCGTCGGCTTCCTCAAGGCCCGGACCGGCGCGCACGAGGTCATCGTGACGATCATGTTCAACTACATCGCGGTTTTCTTCCTCCTCTTCCTGCTCACCACTGCGGCGTTCCAGCGCAAGGGCTCGACGAACCCGATCTCGCCCTTCCTCGACCCCAGCGCACTGTTCCCCCAACTCCTCGGGCCGCAGTTCCGGCTGCACGCCGGCTTCATCCTCGCCATCCTCGTCACGTGGGGCGTGTGGTGGCTCCTGTCCCGCTCCACGGTCGGGTTCGAGTTCCGGGCGGTCGGGGCAAACCCCCACGCCGCGCGGACCGCCGGCATCAACGTGGGCCGATCCACCGTGCTCGTCATGGCGATCGCAGGCGCGCTCTCTGGCCTGGCAGGCATTGCCCAGGTCTCCGGCACGGAGAAGTACCTCTCGGCGGGCGTCGCTGCATCGATCGGCTTCGACGCCATTACGGTGGCGCTCCTCGGGCGTTCGACGCCGTGGGGAACCTTCTTCGCGGGCCTCCTCTTCGGCGCCTTCCGCGCCGGCGGCGTGTCCATGCAGGCCGTGACGCAGACACCCATCGACATCGTCCTCGTCATCCAGTCGCTCATCGTGCTGTTCATCGCTGCGCCGCCGCTCGTGCGTGCCATCTTCGGACTCAACCCGCGCCGCCGGCGGAGCGCGAAGGGTTCAGACCCCGGACCATCGACCCCCGCCCCAGCGCAGAGCGGAGCTGCATCATGAGCACCACGACAGCACCCGCCCCGCAGGGGGCTGCTCCGGCAGTGGTGGTCCTGCCCGTGTCCCGGAAGGCAGCGGTGGGCCTGAGCGTCCTCGCGCTCGTGGCACTCGTCCTCTTCGGGTTCCTCTCGGGTACCAAGAACGCCTCGTTCGGCCTCGTCGACACCGGCCGCGAGGCTTCAGCGCTTGCGGCCTGGCTTGCGTTCGCCGTCACCCTGATCGCCTCCGCGTGGTTCGGCTACCTCTGGTTCCGGGCGCGCAAGGCCGGCCACGCGCCCGCCCGCTGGGTGCCGGGGACGCTCGCTGCAGCCGTCGTCGTCTTCCTCCTGTCGGTCCTGGGGGTGGCGGGGGTCACCGTCATCACGCTCAGCGCGCCGCTTCTCGGGTGGCTCACCGCCCTCGTGATGCTCGCGATCGCGGCGTACTCCGTGTGGCTCACCATCCGGCGACGCAGGACGCCGCGCTGGGCCACCACCGTCTTCGCCGTCGCCTTCCTCGTGGGCTTCCTCGTGTGGATCGTGGCCGGCGGCCGGGACCAGACTCCATACATTTCCTTGGCAGGGCTCCTCGCGGGCGCGGTGACCCTCTCGGTGCCGCTCGTGTTCGGTTCGCTCTCCGGGGTCCTGTGCGAGCGCAGCGGGATCGTGAACATCGCGATCGAAGGCCAACTGCTCATGGGCGCATTCAGCGCGGCAGTAGGGGCCACGATCGCGCACAACGTCTATGTTGGCCTGGCGTCTGCGGCCATTGCGGGCGCGCTCGTCTCGCTCGTGCTCGCGCTCGTGAGCATCAAGTACCTCGTCAACCAGATCATCGTGGGCGTGGTCCTCAACGTCCTCGTGGTCGGGCTGACCAACTTCCTCTTCTCGACCCTCCTCACCGAAGACCCCGACGGGCTCAACAAGCCCCCGCATCTGGGGAGCATCGAGATCCCGATCCTGGCGGACGTGCCGGTGATCGGCCCCATCCTGTTCCGCCAGTCGCTCGTGGGCTACCTCATGTATGCAGCCGTGATCGTCGTGTACGTCGGCCTGTTCCACACCCGCTGGGGCCTGCGCGTACGGGCCGTGGGCGAGCACCCCCAGGCCGCGGACACCCTCGGCGTCAACGTCAACCGGACGCGGTTCTGGAACACGATCCTCGGCGGCGCGGTGGCAGGGATCGGCGGCTCGTTCTTCACTCTCGTGGCGGTCGACGCATTCAGCAAGGAGATGTCCGCGGGCCGCGGCTACATTGCCCTGGCGGCGCTCATCTTCGGCCGGTGGAACCCGATCGGGGCGTTCCTCGCCTCGCTGCTGTTCGGCTTCGCCGACAACCTCCAGAGCATCATCACGATCATCGGCTCGCCGGTGCCGAGCCAGTTCATGGCGATGCTCCCGTACGTCGTGACGGTGTTCGCCGTCGCGGGCCTCGTCGGGCGCTCACGGCCGCCAGCCATGGAAGGCATCCCGTATGTCAAGCAATGATCTGGTCGGAGACCGAGACGGAGACCGGGACCCAGACGGAGACCGAGACCGAGACGCGGCCGGAGCCCGACACAGCGGCCGGCCCGGCGATGTCGACTGGGACGCGCTCACGGAGGCCGCCGCGCTGGCCATGCGCGCCGCGTACGCGCCCTACTCGAAGTTCCCGGTCGGCGCCGCGGCGCTCGTCGACGATGGCCGGGTCATCACGGGCTGCAACGTCGAGAACGCCTCGTACGGCCTCACCCTGTGCGCCGAGTGCACCCTCGTGGGCCAGCTCCGGCTGGGCGGCGGC
Protein-coding sequences here:
- a CDS encoding BMP family lipoprotein codes for the protein MNPFRSRLPKAGLAGVAIAGAAALALVGCGAAPTTSGPSGTSGAAASNYLGCMVSDSGGFDDKSFNQSGYEGLQKAVKDLGIQEKHVQSKADTDYTPNLTSMVQAGCKLTVTVGFLLGDATKAAATANPNSHFAIIDYTDPAFPKNVKPIVYNTAQAAFLAGYLAAGESKTGKVATFGGLNIPTVTIFMDGFADGVKYYNQKKNKTVQVLGWDKDKQDGTFVGDFKSIDKGKVLTQGFLQQGADIVLPVAGPVGSGAGSAVLDAKKAGQDAKLIWVDSDGYLTAPDYKSVLLTSVQKKMTDAVAAVFKDDTSGKFDAAPYVGTLANGGVALAPFHDLDSSVPADMKSELDQLTKDIVSGTVKVESKSSPVTG
- a CDS encoding cytidine deaminase: MSSNDLVGDRDGDRDPDGDRDRDAAGARHSGRPGDVDWDALTEAAALAMRAAYAPYSKFPVGAAALVDDGRVITGCNVENASYGLTLCAECTLVGQLRLGGGGRIAAFVCVDAGGAVLMPCGRCRQLLYEFRAPGMRLLTVSGVRTMDEVLPDAFGPQNLDH
- a CDS encoding ABC transporter permease — encoded protein: MSTTTAPAPQGAAPAVVVLPVSRKAAVGLSVLALVALVLFGFLSGTKNASFGLVDTGREASALAAWLAFAVTLIASAWFGYLWFRARKAGHAPARWVPGTLAAAVVVFLLSVLGVAGVTVITLSAPLLGWLTALVMLAIAAYSVWLTIRRRRTPRWATTVFAVAFLVGFLVWIVAGGRDQTPYISLAGLLAGAVTLSVPLVFGSLSGVLCERSGIVNIAIEGQLLMGAFSAAVGATIAHNVYVGLASAAIAGALVSLVLALVSIKYLVNQIIVGVVLNVLVVGLTNFLFSTLLTEDPDGLNKPPHLGSIEIPILADVPVIGPILFRQSLVGYLMYAAVIVVYVGLFHTRWGLRVRAVGEHPQAADTLGVNVNRTRFWNTILGGAVAGIGGSFFTLVAVDAFSKEMSAGRGYIALAALIFGRWNPIGAFLASLLFGFADNLQSIITIIGSPVPSQFMAMLPYVVTVFAVAGLVGRSRPPAMEGIPYVKQ
- a CDS encoding ABC transporter ATP-binding protein; translation: MKLELRGITKRFGTFAANDHIDLVVGDSQVHALLGENGAGKSTLMNVLYGLYEPTEGEILVDGRPVTFRGPADAMAAGIGMVHQHFMLVPVFTVAENVALGAESTKGAGFLDLDATRAKIREISARYGFDVDPDALVEDLPVGVQQRVEIIKALVRNAKVLILDEPTAVLTPQETDELLEIIAELKASGTSIIFISHKLREVKAVADVITVIRRGRVVGDAAPSAAAAELATMMVGRPVSLTLDKAPAQPQETTFSVRDLTVVAPTGQRVVDGVSFEVAKGEILAVAGVQGNGQTELTEAILGLHRQATGSVMLDGEELLGRSVKHVLEAGVGFVPEDRSHDGLVGSFSVAENLVLDLYDRAPFARGLAMSPGRVAAQAKDKIEEFDIRTQSADELASSLSGGNQQKLVMARELSRPLRLFIASQPTRGVDVGSIEFLHRRIIAERDHGTPVMIVSTELDEIMELSDRIAVLYRGRLMGIVQGDTPRDVLGLMMAGMSADEARASAAETYEQTHRASDDTPGETHA
- a CDS encoding amidohydrolase, which produces MRNYTTETEPTPLVGPRLEALLPELIAFRRDLHSHPELSFHEYRTTDRLASRLEAAGLTPRRLEGTGVVVDIGSGPIATAVRGDIDALPIIEETGLPFASRNHGVTHACGHDVHTTVALGVALALAELDRERPLGATVRVIFQPAEETMPGGAVSCIDQGVLSGVPRIMALHCDPRIEVGRIGTRIGPITSASDTIRISLTGRGGHTSRPHLTEDLVFALAQIAINVPAVLSRRVDVRSGVSMVWGQISAGAAPNAIPASGSMAGTMRCLDREAWHSAGELLDEVVQQVAAPYGVDVSLEHTRGVPPVVNSEHETALLEAAARAELGEDAVVLTPQSMGGEDFAWFLAEVPGSMFRLGTHTPGGEEYDLHRGDYIVDEAAIGYGVQVLTAAALRSIRDL
- a CDS encoding ABC transporter permease produces the protein MPDVQNSPEGARAPQPVPTPAPGGNPGSPAGNGESVFRRIATGTPMVSVLSVVLAVVIGGFLMAVTNPKVATTAGYFFARPSDMISEVLKPYGALIQGSIFNWQGVDLVAQLYPLAETLTVSTPLIFAGLGVALAFRAGLFNIGAQGQLIFGALFGAYVGFTWHLPFGLHLLLVIVAGIVGGGIWGAIVGFLKARTGAHEVIVTIMFNYIAVFFLLFLLTTAAFQRKGSTNPISPFLDPSALFPQLLGPQFRLHAGFILAILVTWGVWWLLSRSTVGFEFRAVGANPHAARTAGINVGRSTVLVMAIAGALSGLAGIAQVSGTEKYLSAGVAASIGFDAITVALLGRSTPWGTFFAGLLFGAFRAGGVSMQAVTQTPIDIVLVIQSLIVLFIAAPPLVRAIFGLNPRRRRSAKGSDPGPSTPAPAQSGAAS